From a single Gemmatimonadales bacterium genomic region:
- a CDS encoding ornithine cyclodeaminase family protein, whose protein sequence is MVDCVPLMEGTLRTMTRGGALLPLRTILRLPEGKGIFGSMPSYLDPPKAIGLKAITVFPGNEGTRFDSHQGVVLLFEAQHGSLEAILDAASVTAIRTAAVSGVATGALANPDAGDLAILGSGVQARTHLDAVAAVRKLRRVRIWSRNPANAAKCVAAVQGRYPFPIEVANSAEGALRGADIICTVTSAREPVIQRSWVADGAHLNAVGASVAAAREIDSDTVAAARVYADRRESLFAESGDFLIPRGEGRYGDEHLIGEVGEVLEGLVPGRTAPGDITLFKSLGLAIEDLAAAHFVNRRAAERGVGVVLEIGGLRHD, encoded by the coding sequence ATGGTCGACTGCGTCCCCTTGATGGAGGGAACGCTCCGCACCATGACGCGAGGTGGGGCCCTGCTGCCACTGCGCACGATCCTGCGCCTGCCGGAGGGGAAGGGGATCTTCGGTTCGATGCCGTCATACCTCGATCCGCCCAAGGCCATCGGTCTCAAGGCCATCACGGTATTCCCTGGTAACGAGGGAACCCGTTTCGACTCCCATCAGGGCGTCGTGTTGCTGTTCGAGGCGCAGCATGGTTCGCTCGAGGCTATCCTCGACGCGGCCTCGGTCACGGCCATCCGCACGGCTGCCGTGTCCGGGGTGGCAACCGGGGCGTTGGCCAACCCGGACGCCGGCGATCTGGCCATTCTTGGCAGCGGGGTACAGGCGCGAACCCATCTCGATGCCGTTGCGGCAGTACGCAAGCTACGGAGGGTGCGGATCTGGAGCCGCAACCCCGCCAACGCGGCCAAGTGTGTCGCGGCGGTTCAGGGTCGCTATCCCTTTCCGATCGAAGTCGCCAACAGTGCGGAGGGGGCGCTCCGGGGCGCCGACATCATCTGTACGGTCACGTCGGCGCGTGAACCGGTCATCCAACGTTCCTGGGTTGCCGATGGCGCCCATCTCAATGCCGTTGGCGCATCCGTCGCGGCGGCGCGCGAAATCGACAGCGACACGGTAGCGGCGGCGCGGGTCTACGCCGATCGACGCGAGTCGCTCTTTGCGGAGAGCGGCGATTTCCTGATTCCTCGCGGCGAGGGTCGCTATGGCGACGAGCATCTGATCGGCGAAGTTGGCGAGGTGCTCGAGGGGCTCGTGCCGGGGCGCACCGCCCCCGGCGACATCACGCTCTTCAAGTCGCTTGGCCTCGCGATCGAAGACCTTGCGGCGGCGCATTTCGTCAACCGGCGGGCGGCAGAGCGGGGTGTCGGGGTGGTGCTCGAGATCGGTGGCCTCCGGCATGACTGA
- a CDS encoding prepilin-type N-terminal cleavage/methylation domain-containing protein — protein sequence MRRDESSLGTDRLPGLLACTEGNRGFTLIELLTVTVVLGALASFAVVRTQYTVDQAKIARAIGDIRALAIDAQGYVAASSNNSPPPSLAAIDRAGMLDPWGRPYVYVNLTLGGTPRTDVFGVELNTLYDIYSVGKDGSTATSITSGPGLDDIVLGNDGGFIGRASRY from the coding sequence ATGCGAAGGGACGAGTCGAGTCTGGGCACCGATCGGCTGCCCGGTTTGCTTGCCTGTACGGAAGGAAACCGAGGCTTCACGCTGATCGAACTTCTTACCGTTACCGTCGTTCTCGGTGCGCTGGCCTCCTTTGCGGTGGTTCGGACGCAGTACACCGTCGACCAGGCCAAGATCGCGCGCGCCATCGGTGATATCCGGGCGCTGGCAATCGACGCCCAGGGCTACGTGGCCGCATCGAGCAACAACAGCCCGCCCCCCTCACTCGCCGCGATCGACCGGGCCGGAATGCTCGACCCCTGGGGTCGCCCCTACGTCTATGTGAATCTGACATTGGGTGGTACGCCGCGGACTGATGTGTTCGGTGTCGAACTGAACACGCTGTACGACATCTACAGCGTTGGGAAGGACGGGTCCACCGCGACGTCGATTACTTCGGGACCTGGTCTGGACGATATCGTGCTCGGCAACGACGGCGGCTTCATCGGCCGCGCCTCGAGGTATTGA
- a CDS encoding amidohydrolase: MQEVRHGNAAADRQEVGSRRRLLKIDLHTHILPESWPNLRDRYGYGGFLEMQHVAPCRAQLFVDGKMFREIDDSCWDPRRRLEDCDRDGVHVQVLSTVPVMFSYWAAPAHADDLSKLLNDHLAWVVATNPRRFVGLGTVPMQDPDLAIRELERCVKDLRLAGVQIGTHVNAWNFDAPELFPFFEAAADLGAAVFVHPWEMLAPERMRRYWLPWLVGMPTESALAIASIIFGGVLERLPKLRICFAHGGGSFVGILGRLTHGFEARPDLVAIDNPYPPTRYLDRFYVDSLTHDPELLRWLIRLMGANRVALGTDYPFPLGETVPGQMIESMNDLSAETRDWLLYKTALEFLDRPLGAFL, from the coding sequence GTGCAAGAAGTGCGGCACGGTAATGCCGCCGCCGATCGCCAAGAAGTAGGGTCGCGGCGCCGCTTGCTCAAGATCGACCTTCACACCCACATCCTTCCCGAGTCCTGGCCGAACCTGCGCGATCGGTACGGGTACGGCGGCTTTCTCGAGATGCAGCACGTTGCGCCGTGTCGGGCGCAACTGTTCGTCGATGGCAAGATGTTTCGGGAAATCGACGACAGCTGCTGGGACCCTCGTCGGCGACTCGAGGACTGCGATCGCGACGGCGTGCACGTGCAAGTTCTGTCCACCGTCCCGGTCATGTTCAGCTACTGGGCGGCGCCGGCGCATGCCGACGATCTGTCCAAGCTGCTCAACGATCATCTCGCCTGGGTCGTGGCCACCAATCCGAGGCGGTTCGTGGGCCTGGGTACCGTGCCGATGCAGGACCCCGACCTGGCCATCCGGGAGCTCGAGCGCTGCGTCAAGGATCTGCGTCTGGCCGGGGTGCAGATCGGCACCCACGTCAATGCGTGGAACTTCGACGCCCCGGAGCTGTTTCCGTTCTTCGAAGCAGCGGCAGACCTCGGTGCCGCGGTCTTCGTGCACCCGTGGGAAATGCTCGCCCCCGAGCGGATGCGCAGGTACTGGTTGCCGTGGCTCGTCGGGATGCCAACGGAGTCGGCGCTGGCCATCGCGTCGATCATCTTTGGCGGTGTGCTCGAGCGGCTGCCGAAGCTGCGCATCTGCTTTGCGCACGGTGGCGGCAGCTTCGTCGGAATTCTGGGCCGCCTGACCCATGGTTTCGAGGCGCGCCCCGATCTCGTGGCGATCGACAACCCCTACCCGCCCACCCGGTATCTCGACCGCTTTTATGTCGACTCGCTGACGCACGACCCGGAACTGCTTCGCTGGCTGATTCGGCTGATGGGAGCGAATCGGGTTGCCTTGGGAACCGACTATCCGTTCCCGCTCGGTGAGACGGTCCCCGGCCAGATGATCGAGTCGATGAACGACCTCTCCGCGGAAACGCGGGATTGGCTTCTCTACAAGACGGCGCTCGAGTTTCTCGATCGGCCGTTGGGCGCCTTTCTATGA
- the kynU gene encoding kynureninase, translated as MTYSFEPTEAWALARDAADPLAGYRDEFAMPVGPDGRPLVYLCGNSLGLMPKQVPALMAEEFDAWARLGVEGHHDAVRPWLSYHENFRETGARLVGARPGEVVFMNSLTVNLHLMMVSFYRPEGRRRKILIEESAFPSDTYAVATHLATRGIDPREGMVVLGPEPGEQLIATEAIERMLREQGDEIALVLWPGVQYYTGQLFDIERITAAAHRAGAVAGFDLAHTAGNVPLALHDWNVDFAAWCSYKYLNAGPGAVGACYVHDRHGQNLTIQRYAGWWGNDPATRFRMHLNSDFVPQAGAEGWQISNPQIFSMTPLVASLELFDRVGTQALRTKSLELTAYLEYLIDRIPGGRIERITPRDPAARGAQLSLLVREGARQAFDAIRARGVVPDFRQPDVIRMAPVPLYNSFHDVWRTAAALAEVLRA; from the coding sequence ATGACCTATTCCTTTGAGCCGACCGAGGCCTGGGCACTGGCTCGAGACGCCGCAGATCCGCTTGCCGGGTACCGCGACGAGTTTGCCATGCCGGTCGGTCCGGACGGCCGTCCCCTCGTGTACCTCTGCGGCAATTCGCTCGGCCTGATGCCCAAGCAGGTCCCAGCCCTGATGGCCGAGGAGTTTGACGCCTGGGCCAGGCTCGGCGTCGAAGGCCATCACGATGCGGTGCGGCCCTGGCTCAGCTACCACGAGAATTTCAGGGAGACAGGCGCACGTCTCGTCGGGGCGCGCCCCGGTGAGGTCGTGTTCATGAACTCGCTGACCGTCAACCTCCATCTCATGATGGTCAGCTTCTATCGCCCGGAGGGACGTCGTCGCAAGATCCTGATCGAGGAGTCGGCCTTTCCCTCCGACACCTATGCGGTCGCGACGCACCTGGCGACGCGTGGCATCGATCCCAGGGAAGGTATGGTCGTGCTGGGCCCGGAGCCGGGCGAGCAACTCATCGCTACCGAAGCCATCGAGCGCATGCTCCGGGAACAAGGCGATGAGATTGCCCTGGTCCTCTGGCCCGGGGTGCAGTACTACACCGGACAGCTCTTCGACATCGAACGCATTACGGCGGCGGCCCATCGCGCGGGTGCAGTTGCGGGCTTTGATCTTGCCCATACGGCCGGTAATGTCCCGCTGGCCTTGCATGACTGGAACGTCGACTTTGCCGCTTGGTGCTCGTACAAGTATCTGAACGCCGGTCCGGGGGCGGTTGGTGCCTGCTACGTTCACGATCGACACGGACAGAATCTCACGATTCAACGCTACGCCGGGTGGTGGGGTAATGACCCGGCAACCCGCTTCCGAATGCATTTGAACAGCGACTTCGTTCCACAGGCCGGAGCCGAGGGATGGCAGATCAGCAATCCTCAGATTTTCTCGATGACGCCCCTCGTGGCCTCGCTTGAGCTGTTCGATCGGGTCGGCACTCAGGCGCTGCGGACCAAGTCGCTGGAGCTGACGGCGTACCTCGAGTATCTCATCGACCGGATCCCGGGCGGCCGGATCGAGCGGATCACCCCACGCGACCCGGCCGCCCGGGGCGCTCAGCTGTCGCTCCTCGTGCGGGAAGGCGCGCGGCAAGCGTTCGATGCCATTAGGGCCCGCGGAGTGGTGCCCGACTTCCGACAGCCGGATGTGATTCGAATGGCGCCGGTTCCGCTCTACAACAGCTTCCACGACGTCTGGCGAACGGCCGCCGCCCTGGCCGAGGTGCTTCGTGCCTGA
- a CDS encoding aldo/keto reductase: MEYRLLGSSGLKVPALSLGTATFGGQGDYFRGFGETEVDEAIRMVDVCLGAGITLFDTANTYSAGRSEEMLGRALAGRRNRALISTKCSFRMGDGPNDVGSSRMHLIASCEASLRRLGTDYIDIYHLHGFDALTPVEETLRALDDLVRSGKVRYIACSNFSGWHLMKSLAVSERYGWARYVAHQVYYSLVGRSYEWELMPLALDQKVGGMVWSPLGWARLTGKLRRGQPQPETTRMRSRATMAAAPPVDDEYLYRVVDAIDQVAAETGKTVPQIAINWLLQRPTVATVIVGARTEAQLEHNLGAIGWNLTSEQIARLDAASATPMAYPYFHQRGFVERNPRPV; the protein is encoded by the coding sequence ATGGAATACAGACTGCTGGGAAGCTCGGGACTCAAGGTACCAGCCCTCAGTCTCGGAACGGCCACGTTTGGTGGACAGGGAGACTACTTCCGCGGGTTTGGGGAAACCGAGGTCGATGAGGCGATCCGGATGGTCGATGTCTGCCTCGGCGCCGGCATCACTCTATTCGACACGGCCAACACCTATTCTGCCGGCCGATCCGAAGAGATGCTCGGGCGAGCCCTCGCCGGCCGTCGGAATCGCGCGCTGATCTCCACCAAATGCTCCTTTCGCATGGGAGACGGGCCGAACGACGTCGGATCGTCTCGGATGCACCTGATTGCCTCTTGCGAGGCGAGCTTGCGACGGCTCGGCACGGACTACATCGATATCTACCATCTTCACGGATTCGACGCCCTGACGCCCGTGGAGGAAACGCTGCGCGCCCTGGACGATTTGGTGCGCAGCGGCAAGGTGCGCTATATCGCCTGTTCGAACTTCTCGGGCTGGCACCTGATGAAGTCGCTGGCGGTGTCCGAACGGTACGGTTGGGCGCGATACGTCGCGCACCAGGTATACTACTCGCTGGTCGGGCGGAGCTACGAGTGGGAACTGATGCCCCTGGCCCTGGATCAAAAGGTCGGGGGGATGGTCTGGAGTCCGCTCGGCTGGGCCCGATTGACCGGGAAGCTGCGCAGGGGCCAGCCTCAGCCCGAGACCACCAGAATGCGGTCGCGGGCGACCATGGCGGCCGCGCCTCCGGTCGATGACGAGTACCTCTATCGCGTCGTCGATGCCATCGACCAGGTGGCGGCGGAGACCGGCAAGACCGTTCCCCAGATCGCCATCAACTGGCTGCTCCAGCGCCCGACTGTGGCAACAGTGATTGTCGGTGCTCGTACCGAGGCACAGTTGGAGCACAATCTCGGTGCCATCGGGTGGAACCTGACGTCCGAACAGATCGCCCGCCTCGATGCGGCCAGCGCCACGCCGATGGCTTATCCGTACTTCCATCAGCGCGGCTTCGTCGAGCGAAACCCCCGACCTGTTTGA
- a CDS encoding diaminopropionate ammonia-lyase has protein sequence MTDAQVRVVFNRFRRPGVIEAPSRAPVRAFHRTLPGYAATPLVSRPALAVALGLGGLYVKYEAPRFGLGAFKGLGASWALHRLQTERSAPLGTVSAASAGNHGRAVAWAARLAGLPCVIFLPSGATPAQVDAIRGEGARVELVEGSYEDAVQHCARVSQAQGWQVISDVGYPGYLEIPPLVVEGYSTVFAEIDEQLAQAGWREPDAVLIPAGVGGILHAGVEHYRRRARPPRIIGVEPVAGDCLSASLQSDDGAPAVSAGNGKTTMSYLNCAEVSLSSWPAIRDGIDAMVGVDDAVAEQGMRLLFAAARGEISLEAGSSGASTTGALAGLAAGGVDPALRERLGLGPDRTVLVVCTQGAIDQAHFRRVVGSG, from the coding sequence ATGACTGACGCACAAGTCAGGGTGGTCTTCAATCGGTTCCGTCGGCCGGGCGTCATCGAGGCACCATCCCGGGCGCCGGTTCGGGCTTTTCACCGGACCCTGCCGGGCTACGCAGCAACCCCGCTGGTGTCGCGACCTGCGCTTGCAGTGGCGCTCGGGCTCGGTGGTCTCTATGTCAAGTACGAGGCGCCTCGGTTCGGGCTTGGCGCCTTCAAGGGGCTCGGCGCGTCTTGGGCGCTCCACCGGCTGCAGACGGAGCGGAGTGCGCCACTCGGTACCGTTTCGGCTGCCAGCGCCGGCAATCACGGTCGCGCAGTCGCATGGGCGGCCCGGCTCGCGGGTCTGCCCTGTGTGATCTTTCTGCCCAGTGGAGCGACGCCGGCTCAGGTCGACGCCATTCGGGGTGAGGGCGCCCGGGTGGAGCTGGTCGAAGGGAGCTACGAGGACGCCGTTCAGCATTGTGCCCGGGTCAGTCAGGCGCAGGGATGGCAGGTCATCAGCGACGTCGGATATCCCGGCTACCTCGAGATTCCCCCGTTGGTTGTCGAGGGTTACAGCACCGTCTTCGCCGAGATCGACGAGCAACTCGCGCAGGCCGGGTGGCGCGAGCCCGATGCGGTTCTGATTCCGGCGGGTGTCGGTGGCATTCTCCATGCCGGCGTCGAGCACTACCGCCGACGGGCCCGTCCGCCGCGCATCATCGGCGTCGAGCCGGTGGCCGGCGACTGCCTTTCGGCGTCGCTGCAATCGGACGATGGCGCCCCGGCTGTGTCGGCAGGCAACGGCAAGACGACGATGTCGTATCTCAATTGCGCCGAGGTATCTCTTTCGTCGTGGCCGGCGATTCGTGACGGGATCGATGCCATGGTCGGAGTCGACGATGCGGTTGCTGAGCAGGGAATGCGGTTGCTGTTCGCCGCTGCCCGCGGCGAGATCTCGCTCGAAGCCGGCAGCTCAGGCGCGTCGACGACAGGGGCGTTGGCCGGACTCGCTGCCGGAGGAGTCGACCCCGCCCTTCGGGAGCGCCTTGGGCTCGGGCCGGATCGGACGGTACTGGTCGTTTGCACCCAGGGCGCCATCGACCAGGCGCACTTCCGGAGGGTCGTCGGCTCCGGATGA
- the bioD gene encoding dethiobiotin synthase, whose translation MPQFVVITGSDTGVGKTVVTTALGRSLAAAGRRVVAIKPIESGCPAEVPVATEDGVRIARATGQQRPTAALRRYRAAVTPAVAADLEGRPVPLADLLDEIHHQSRDADIVLLEGAGGLLSPPAWDWSYLDLARELGAAVLVVVANRLGCLSHTLLTVSALTAAGVPVIGLVMSEVSEVSAADESTSSNQAALARLLPAARIAALDYLTPDRIDTARLDALLPWFDR comes from the coding sequence ATGCCGCAATTTGTCGTCATCACGGGGTCCGACACGGGTGTCGGCAAGACCGTGGTGACGACCGCCTTGGGTCGAAGCCTCGCCGCCGCCGGCCGGCGCGTGGTCGCGATCAAGCCGATCGAAAGCGGCTGCCCTGCCGAGGTGCCCGTCGCCACCGAGGATGGCGTCCGGATTGCACGCGCCACTGGGCAGCAGCGTCCAACCGCCGCGCTCCGGCGCTATCGCGCCGCGGTAACACCAGCGGTCGCAGCCGACCTCGAGGGGCGCCCGGTCCCCCTGGCGGACCTGCTCGACGAAATCCATCATCAGAGTCGCGACGCCGACATCGTGCTCCTCGAGGGGGCGGGCGGTTTGCTGTCGCCGCCAGCCTGGGACTGGAGCTATCTCGACCTGGCCCGAGAGCTTGGCGCCGCTGTCCTGGTCGTCGTCGCCAACCGGCTGGGCTGCCTGAGCCACACCCTGCTCACGGTGTCTGCGCTGACGGCGGCCGGCGTGCCCGTAATCGGTCTCGTGATGTCCGAGGTGTCCGAAGTGTCCGCAGCCGACGAATCGACCAGCTCGAATCAGGCCGCCTTGGCGCGCCTGCTGCCGGCTGCCCGGATCGCAGCACTCGATTACCTCACACCCGACCGGATTGATACCGCGAGACTCGACGCCCTGCTGCCTTGGTTCGACAGATGA
- the bioB gene encoding biotin synthase BioB, protein MSWDQLADRVLDGSEASADDARAILTSSDEQLDDLLQAAFRIRERYHGRTVRIHVLRNAKSGLCPEDCAFCSQSVTNASPVERYKLQTVDDLVAGAREAHRRGAVKYCMVTSTRGPAERELDVICEATRQIKAELNIKVCASLGLLEQHQADRLAAAGVDRFNHNLESSRRFYPEICSTHDFEDRVTTVKRARQAGMEACCGGIMGMGETIDDRVALALELRALQVESIPVNFLNPRPGTPLADVERLAPEDCLRALAMMRFVNPTRDIRVAGGREVNLREQQHRALLPANSMFIDGYLTTPGAGWEADLKMIQDAGFTVAALSVT, encoded by the coding sequence ATGAGCTGGGATCAACTCGCCGACCGTGTTCTCGACGGCTCCGAAGCTAGCGCTGATGACGCGCGAGCCATTCTGACCTCGTCCGATGAGCAACTCGACGATCTGCTGCAAGCCGCCTTTCGCATCCGCGAGCGGTACCACGGGCGCACGGTTCGGATTCATGTGCTGCGCAACGCCAAGAGCGGTCTCTGCCCGGAGGACTGTGCCTTCTGCAGCCAGTCCGTCACCAATGCGTCGCCCGTCGAACGGTATAAGCTGCAGACCGTCGACGACCTGGTAGCGGGCGCGCGCGAGGCCCACCGGCGCGGTGCCGTCAAGTACTGCATGGTGACCAGTACCCGGGGGCCAGCCGAGCGCGAGCTGGACGTGATTTGCGAAGCAACGCGCCAGATCAAGGCGGAGCTCAACATCAAGGTGTGCGCCTCGCTCGGTTTGCTCGAGCAGCACCAGGCCGATCGCCTGGCGGCCGCCGGGGTCGACCGTTTCAATCACAACCTCGAATCGTCGCGGCGCTTTTACCCCGAGATCTGCTCGACCCATGACTTCGAGGACCGCGTCACGACCGTCAAGCGCGCCAGGCAAGCCGGTATGGAAGCCTGTTGTGGCGGCATCATGGGCATGGGAGAAACCATCGATGACCGCGTCGCTCTCGCGCTCGAACTGCGGGCCCTTCAGGTCGAGTCCATTCCGGTCAACTTCCTCAACCCGCGACCCGGCACACCGCTCGCCGACGTCGAACGCCTGGCCCCGGAGGATTGCCTCCGCGCACTGGCCATGATGCGCTTCGTCAACCCGACGCGGGATATTCGCGTCGCCGGCGGACGCGAGGTCAACCTGCGGGAGCAGCAGCACCGCGCGCTGCTGCCAGCCAACTCGATGTTCATCGACGGCTACCTGACGACGCCTGGCGCCGGATGGGAAGCCGACCTCAAGATGATCCAGGACGCCGGCTTCACGGTTGCCGCGCTGTCGGTGACCTGA
- a CDS encoding 3-hydroxyanthranilate 3,4-dioxygenase, protein MPVLPPINLKRWIDEHRELLKPPVGNKMVWQDAEFLVMVVGGPNQRKDFHVEDGEEFFYQIEGDIVVRTIQDGEVRDIPIREGEMFLLPAGIPHSPQRPANTVGLVIERKRADGEVDHLRWFCDNCGEMLYDASFELVDLGKQLKPLIEAFSADEAKRTCKKCGTVMPPPIAKK, encoded by the coding sequence ATGCCGGTCTTGCCCCCGATCAACCTCAAGCGCTGGATTGACGAGCACCGCGAACTGCTCAAGCCGCCGGTCGGCAACAAGATGGTATGGCAGGATGCGGAGTTCCTTGTCATGGTGGTGGGCGGTCCGAACCAGCGCAAGGACTTCCACGTCGAGGACGGCGAGGAGTTCTTCTACCAGATCGAAGGCGACATCGTCGTCCGCACGATTCAGGATGGCGAGGTGAGGGACATTCCGATCCGCGAGGGCGAGATGTTTCTCCTTCCGGCCGGGATCCCGCATTCTCCGCAGCGACCTGCCAACACCGTCGGTTTGGTCATCGAGCGAAAGCGCGCGGACGGTGAAGTCGACCACCTCCGTTGGTTCTGTGACAACTGCGGAGAGATGCTCTACGATGCCAGCTTCGAACTGGTCGACCTGGGCAAGCAACTCAAGCCGCTGATCGAGGCCTTTTCGGCCGACGAGGCGAAGCGGACGTGCAAGAAGTGCGGCACGGTAATGCCGCCGCCGATCGCCAAGAAGTAG